One genomic region from Reichenbachiella ulvae encodes:
- the nrfA gene encoding ammonia-forming cytochrome c nitrite reductase has protein sequence MANIKKRHVLLFVATAVGAFLLSLLANSIISRKTESKFAYQPAVEIADNEPRNAVWGENFPRQYQSFLKTKDTTFQSYQGGSKMMDMLEKDPRLVVLWAGYGFSKDYNAPRGHYYAVEDIYNTLRTGGPTGPGTGPMPSTCWTCKSPDVPRLMNEIGIDEYYSGKWADKGTEIVNAIGCADCHNPETMSLRVSRPALVEAFEAMGKDINEASHQEMRSLVCAQCHVEYYFNKKLPGKEGVPYLVFPWKDGMSVEAMEAYYDDIEFSDWTHKISKAPMLKAQHPGYEIYSTGIHAKRGVSCADCHMPYKSEGGQKFTDHHIQSPLNNVNNSCQVCHRQDKEDLVADVYSRQKKAKQGMEKLEKALVRLHMEAGKAWDLGATEEQMAEILQDIRHAQWRWDYSVASHGASFHSPVEVGRIVTSALEVAEEGRLKLARLLSSLGYNEELPYPDISTKAKAQAIVGLDMEKLEKEKEIFKENIIPQWLEEAKKREDKMEVKKAVSMN, from the coding sequence ATGGCCAATATCAAAAAAAGACACGTCCTATTATTTGTAGCCACAGCAGTGGGGGCATTTTTATTGAGTTTGTTAGCGAATAGCATCATTAGTCGTAAGACAGAATCGAAGTTTGCTTATCAACCCGCAGTAGAAATTGCAGACAATGAACCTCGAAATGCTGTTTGGGGAGAAAATTTTCCTCGACAATACCAGTCATTTTTAAAAACAAAAGATACCACATTCCAAAGCTATCAGGGAGGTAGTAAAATGATGGATATGCTGGAGAAGGATCCGCGTCTGGTGGTGCTTTGGGCTGGATATGGCTTTTCTAAAGACTACAACGCGCCAAGAGGACACTACTATGCAGTAGAGGATATCTACAATACTTTGAGAACAGGTGGGCCAACCGGGCCAGGTACAGGCCCTATGCCTAGTACTTGTTGGACTTGTAAAAGTCCAGACGTACCTCGTCTGATGAACGAAATCGGTATTGATGAATACTACAGTGGGAAATGGGCTGACAAAGGAACTGAAATTGTAAATGCCATTGGTTGTGCGGATTGCCACAACCCAGAGACCATGAGTCTTAGAGTGAGTCGTCCAGCCTTGGTTGAGGCTTTTGAGGCGATGGGCAAGGATATCAACGAAGCGAGTCATCAGGAGATGCGTTCTCTGGTATGTGCACAATGCCATGTCGAATATTATTTCAATAAGAAGCTACCAGGAAAAGAAGGGGTTCCTTATTTGGTATTCCCTTGGAAAGACGGGATGTCTGTTGAAGCCATGGAAGCCTACTATGATGATATTGAATTTAGCGATTGGACCCACAAAATCAGTAAAGCACCGATGCTGAAAGCGCAGCACCCGGGATATGAAATCTATTCGACTGGTATTCATGCGAAACGCGGTGTTTCTTGTGCGGATTGCCACATGCCATACAAGTCTGAAGGGGGACAGAAGTTTACTGATCACCATATTCAGTCGCCGCTCAACAATGTCAATAACTCTTGTCAGGTTTGTCACAGACAGGATAAGGAGGATTTGGTTGCAGATGTTTATTCTCGACAAAAGAAGGCAAAACAAGGAATGGAAAAGCTGGAGAAGGCTTTGGTTAGGTTGCATATGGAAGCAGGCAAGGCTTGGGATCTAGGTGCCACAGAGGAGCAAATGGCTGAAATCCTGCAGGATATTCGTCATGCACAGTGGCGATGGGATTACTCTGTAGCCTCACACGGTGCTTCTTTTCACTCTCCAGTGGAAGTAGGACGTATCGTTACTTCGGCACTAGAAGTGGCAGAAGAAGGACGTCTCAAATTGGCTAGACTGCTATCATCACTAGGTTATAATGAGGAATTGCCTTATCCAGATATTTCTACCAAAGCCAAAGCGCAGGCTATCGTAGGATTGGATATGGAAAAACTCGAAAAAGAAAAGGAAATATTCAAAGAGAATATAATCCCACAATGGCTGGAAGAAGCCAAGAAACGTGAAGATAAAATGGAAGTTAAAAAAGCGGTTTCGATGAATTAA
- a CDS encoding DMT family transporter gives MNNKRQLGFALAFLGVVMFSAKAVMVKLAYVNGVEAVSLLLLRMLFALPVYLLITSLNFSKLKTRLNPKNLWALLLFGFLGYYLASYFDFLGLKFIKASLERIILFIYPTIVLILSFLFLKKKIESRQVIAIAITYLGVLVMYYQEPDFSSTESMLGVGLILLSALTYASYLVGSDWLIPQLGSTLFTSLAMIVSCICVILHYCMVGDFDLFNYPAEVYGLSIAMATLSTIIPSYLISYAIKLLGASDFSVMASMGPVSTIILAWVFLGEQLTVIQIVGAIVVIVGVYYVTRKKQKS, from the coding sequence ATGAATAACAAAAGGCAGTTGGGTTTTGCTCTGGCATTTCTAGGAGTTGTGATGTTTTCGGCAAAAGCTGTGATGGTAAAACTCGCATATGTAAATGGTGTAGAAGCAGTGTCATTATTGCTTCTTCGCATGCTCTTCGCCTTGCCCGTTTATTTATTGATAACAAGTCTCAATTTTTCAAAGCTTAAAACCCGTCTCAATCCGAAAAATTTATGGGCATTGTTGCTTTTTGGTTTTCTTGGATACTATTTGGCCAGTTACTTCGATTTTCTGGGATTGAAATTTATCAAGGCCAGTCTAGAGCGAATCATACTTTTTATCTATCCTACGATTGTTCTTATCCTTTCCTTTCTCTTTCTAAAAAAGAAAATAGAATCTCGTCAGGTGATTGCCATTGCGATTACCTATTTGGGTGTTTTGGTCATGTATTATCAAGAACCGGATTTTTCTTCTACGGAAAGTATGCTAGGTGTTGGACTGATTTTACTCAGTGCACTCACCTATGCTTCATATCTGGTGGGTAGCGATTGGTTGATTCCACAATTGGGATCTACCTTGTTTACTTCACTGGCGATGATTGTTTCTTGTATTTGCGTGATTCTGCACTACTGTATGGTAGGGGATTTTGACTTGTTTAATTATCCGGCAGAAGTTTATGGTTTGAGTATTGCGATGGCTACTTTATCTACAATTATCCCCTCATATTTAATTTCCTATGCCATCAAGTTATTAGGAGCCTCCGATTTTTCAGTCATGGCGAGTATGGGGCCTGTTTCTACTATTATTTTGGCTTGGGTATTTTTAGGGGAGCAATTGACAGTGATTCAGATAGTTGGGGCTATAGTTGTGATTGTAGGGGTTTATTATGTGACTCGCAAAAAACAGAAAAGCTGA
- a CDS encoding acyl-CoA desaturase: MSTASTSPRELSKPKLKTEISFLIVHLLPLAAIYTGATLFDWLLCAFLYFFRMFWVTGGYHRYFAHRSYKTSRFFQFIIAFMAQTSAQKGALWWAGHHRVHHRTSDTYDDPHSMKHYGFWYSHVGWIVGPDYKETDYKIIADYSKYPELVWLNKYYLVPPFILALGVMALGGIVNGGSITTMFTTAGFSSLFIGFFLSTVLLYHGTFSINSIMHKFGKQRYQSNDESKNNLILALITLGEGWHNNHHYYEVAARQGFFWWEIDITFYILKFLSFFGIVWDLKGVPNHIKYSKNKEEARQLAKEAKA; encoded by the coding sequence ATGTCTACAGCTTCTACTTCTCCAAGAGAACTGAGTAAACCAAAACTCAAAACGGAGATCAGTTTTTTGATTGTCCACCTATTGCCTTTAGCAGCAATCTATACAGGTGCGACATTGTTCGATTGGTTGCTTTGTGCCTTTTTGTACTTTTTCCGTATGTTCTGGGTGACTGGCGGTTACCATAGATACTTTGCGCATCGCAGCTACAAAACATCTAGATTTTTCCAATTCATCATCGCCTTCATGGCGCAGACCTCTGCACAAAAAGGGGCATTGTGGTGGGCTGGACACCATAGAGTACACCACAGGACAAGTGACACCTATGATGATCCACATTCTATGAAGCACTATGGCTTTTGGTATTCCCATGTAGGATGGATCGTGGGGCCAGACTACAAAGAGACTGATTACAAAATCATTGCGGACTATTCTAAATATCCGGAGTTGGTTTGGTTGAACAAATACTATCTGGTTCCTCCATTTATCCTGGCACTGGGTGTGATGGCTCTCGGTGGTATAGTCAATGGCGGCAGCATTACGACCATGTTTACTACGGCAGGATTCTCCAGCTTATTCATTGGCTTCTTCTTAAGTACTGTATTGTTGTACCACGGCACATTCAGTATCAACTCTATCATGCACAAATTCGGGAAGCAGCGCTACCAGTCCAACGACGAATCAAAAAACAACTTGATTCTGGCATTGATTACCCTTGGAGAAGGATGGCACAACAACCACCACTACTACGAAGTAGCAGCTCGTCAGGGCTTCTTTTGGTGGGAAATTGACATCACCTTTTACATTCTCAAATTCCTTTCTTTCTTCGGAATTGTATGGGATCTAAAAGGGGTTCCAAACCATATCAAATACTCTAAAAACAAAGAAGAAGCCCGGCAGTTGGCCAAAGAAGCAAAGGCTTAA
- the nrfH gene encoding cytochrome c nitrite reductase small subunit yields MSFLKKIIPPDQWLIPVTLLCGLIAGMGFYVLKVSNATSYLSDDPRACINCHVMTPEFITWDHSSHKNVATCNDCHVPHDNIANKYFFKAKDGLYHASVYTMRAEPQAIRMKEPSAKVVQSNCIRCHSDQVADAKMNAWVENHKENKTSRQCWECHRETPHGRIKSLAAIGQFIDPLPQRQQQKEFVPDWIKNQLKESKK; encoded by the coding sequence ATGAGTTTTCTAAAAAAAATTATTCCACCTGACCAATGGCTGATTCCTGTGACTTTGCTCTGTGGTTTGATCGCAGGTATGGGCTTTTATGTCTTAAAGGTATCGAATGCCACTTCCTATCTGTCGGATGATCCTCGTGCTTGTATCAATTGTCACGTGATGACACCAGAGTTCATAACCTGGGACCATAGTTCGCACAAAAATGTAGCGACCTGCAACGACTGCCATGTTCCGCATGACAACATTGCTAACAAGTATTTCTTCAAAGCCAAGGATGGTTTGTATCATGCATCGGTATATACGATGCGTGCAGAGCCTCAGGCGATACGAATGAAGGAGCCAAGTGCAAAGGTCGTTCAGAGCAATTGTATCAGATGTCATTCGGATCAGGTAGCAGATGCCAAGATGAATGCCTGGGTGGAAAATCATAAAGAAAATAAAACCAGTCGCCAATGCTGGGAGTGTCATAGAGAAACACCTCATGGCCGTATCAAGAGTCTGGCTGCCATAGGCCAGTTTATCGATCCGCTACCTCAGCGACAGCAGCAAAAAGAGTTCGTTCCGGACTGGATCAAAAATCAACTGAAAGAATCAAAAAAGTAA
- a CDS encoding c-type heme family protein, producing MKNIPFTSALFLMVLLSFMLGCQSSSKEASNTDTQSIAYNEGLQIVDQNCISCHSPNANRNNRIAPPLFAVKNHYLESDRDQEPFIQSMSSFLSSPKIETSKMPRAIEKFGLMPNLGLSEEQYIAVATYLYQSNLDKPDWYEAHHLKERDLLMKNSTPGTENYLKKGMSLAQSTKAVLGKNLLTAIKTKGTDQALAFCNERAIALTDSMSNELNAKIKRVSDQNRNPENQANADELAYIAQAKEDISSSGKASPQMQEIGDKMVGYYPIMTNNMCLQCHGNPASDIDSKTLSMINSRYPNDKATGYSADQLRGIWVIEMDK from the coding sequence ATGAAAAACATCCCATTCACCTCTGCCCTATTTTTGATGGTGCTACTCAGCTTTATGTTGGGCTGTCAGTCGTCATCCAAAGAAGCCTCCAATACCGATACTCAAAGTATTGCTTACAACGAAGGCCTTCAAATCGTTGATCAAAACTGTATCTCCTGCCACTCTCCTAACGCCAATAGAAATAACCGAATTGCTCCACCCCTATTTGCCGTAAAAAACCACTATCTGGAATCAGACAGAGACCAGGAGCCATTCATTCAAAGCATGAGCAGCTTTCTTTCCTCTCCCAAGATCGAAACCTCTAAGATGCCGAGAGCCATCGAAAAATTTGGTCTAATGCCCAATTTGGGGCTCAGTGAGGAGCAGTACATAGCAGTAGCTACCTACCTCTACCAATCGAACCTAGATAAGCCTGACTGGTACGAAGCACATCACCTGAAAGAAAGAGACCTACTGATGAAAAACTCAACTCCCGGTACTGAAAACTACCTGAAGAAAGGCATGAGTCTGGCACAATCAACCAAAGCTGTCTTGGGCAAAAACCTTCTTACAGCCATCAAAACCAAAGGCACCGATCAGGCGCTGGCTTTCTGCAACGAAAGAGCCATAGCCTTGACCGATAGCATGTCCAATGAATTAAATGCCAAAATCAAACGCGTATCTGATCAAAATCGAAACCCAGAAAATCAGGCCAATGCTGATGAACTAGCCTACATTGCGCAGGCCAAGGAGGACATATCATCATCTGGAAAAGCCAGCCCACAAATGCAGGAGATCGGAGATAAAATGGTGGGATATTACCCCATCATGACCAACAATATGTGCCTGCAATGCCACGGCAACCCAGCGAGTGATATCGATTCTAAAACCCTAAGCATGATCAACTCCCGCTATCCCAACGATAAAGCCACCGGCTACTCCGCAGATCAGTTAAGAGGCATCTGGGTTATAGAAATGGATAAGTAA
- the ccsA gene encoding cytochrome c biogenesis protein CcsA — protein sequence MRSGIFKVLFSNQLTTVLLLVFAIAMAYGTFLENDFGTQAVQTMIYQAWWFELVMALLTLNFIGNIFRYNLLRREKWPILLFHVAFIITLIGAFTTRYFGFEGLMHIREGKATNEIVSQDRFLQVKLSADGYEKEINKPLKLSYFSQPDFNLKLGANDEISIKSEAFVPQAEQKVIASDKGQTVLTVVTAGTQGRENLYLQSGGSILVNNFPITFNNPVKGAVNIMDVDGELKIQSPVELNFMVMATQSGGKLPADTIQDLKLRALYRGQGVSFVVPELFENSSIVYRQSEDQQKAKRLDDLLFVTVTDGQQKHEVLLPAFDGNYSDTQHVQLGAYHLDISYGPKPIELPFSIRLRDFQLERYPGSVSPSSYASEVTVEDGETSFPYRIYMNNVLDYRGYRFFQASYDNDELGTVLSVNSDFWGTNITYIGYTLMGLGMLLTLFGKQSRFQIVNRKLASLNAKKVAGALVLLMASFGTLSAQENQEPAYLQAIRSGMIPAEKAADFGKLLVQDLDGRIKPVNTLTSEFLRKVHGRSSLKLAEDIQLTSDQMFLMMQINPMIWQAVPMIKIDPKKGYEILQTVGKEETKYIAFSDLVDNQGNYLLLDLVEEATRKKPAERSNLDKELINVDERFNVYFQGLTGYFMKIFPLEGDPANTWYHANYEGEAFKGEDSIFVKRILPMYYQGVLKASRDGEWDLVDETLGYIHTFQNVKGSEVIPSENIQKAEMLYNKLRLFNHLFSFFWLTGLALLIVAILLVFYPGNKGIRIAKLVLTGLVLLGSLALTFNLILRWYAAQYPPWSNGYEMIILVSWALMLFGFAFYKKSSFVVPLAALFSGTLLFVAFLDWLNPEITNLVPVLKSYWLKIHVAIIVSSYAPLGLSALLGLLTLVFMIFEKKNNTRVFSSMKELSYISEMSMTIGLFMLTIGTFLGGVWANESWGRYWGWDPKETWALISVIVYAVVLHLRLVPKLNDLYVFSVASVVAFFSIIMTSFGVNYYLAGLHSYAKGDPVPIPQFVYWIVAGVIIISLLANWKYRKNHSQ from the coding sequence ATGAGGTCAGGAATTTTTAAAGTGCTGTTTTCAAACCAATTGACAACCGTGCTTTTGTTAGTGTTCGCCATAGCGATGGCTTACGGAACATTTTTGGAGAATGATTTTGGTACGCAGGCCGTCCAGACCATGATCTATCAGGCTTGGTGGTTCGAGTTGGTGATGGCCCTTCTCACACTCAATTTCATTGGAAATATCTTTCGTTACAATTTACTGAGGAGAGAAAAGTGGCCGATACTATTATTTCATGTGGCTTTCATCATTACGCTAATTGGAGCTTTTACCACTCGCTATTTTGGTTTTGAGGGATTGATGCACATAAGAGAGGGAAAGGCAACCAATGAGATTGTTTCTCAGGACCGTTTCCTTCAGGTGAAACTTAGCGCGGATGGATATGAAAAAGAAATCAACAAGCCTTTAAAGTTATCCTACTTCAGTCAACCCGACTTTAATCTAAAACTGGGAGCCAATGATGAGATATCCATCAAATCTGAGGCTTTTGTTCCACAAGCTGAGCAAAAAGTAATTGCCTCAGATAAAGGACAAACCGTCTTGACTGTGGTTACAGCTGGTACACAGGGAAGAGAAAACCTCTATCTGCAATCTGGAGGTTCTATTTTGGTCAATAACTTCCCGATTACCTTTAACAATCCAGTGAAAGGAGCGGTCAATATCATGGATGTCGACGGTGAATTGAAGATACAGTCGCCGGTAGAATTGAATTTTATGGTGATGGCTACTCAATCGGGAGGGAAGTTACCTGCCGATACCATCCAGGACTTGAAACTACGTGCCCTTTACAGAGGACAGGGTGTTTCTTTTGTGGTGCCGGAGCTGTTCGAGAATAGTTCGATAGTCTATCGCCAGTCCGAGGATCAGCAAAAGGCCAAGAGATTAGACGATTTGCTCTTCGTGACGGTAACGGATGGTCAGCAAAAGCATGAGGTACTATTGCCAGCTTTTGATGGGAACTACAGCGATACCCAACATGTGCAATTAGGTGCCTACCATTTGGATATCAGCTATGGGCCTAAGCCAATCGAATTACCATTTTCAATTCGTCTCAGAGATTTCCAACTGGAGCGATATCCGGGATCTGTGAGTCCATCGTCTTATGCCTCTGAGGTAACAGTGGAGGATGGAGAGACTAGCTTTCCTTACCGTATATATATGAACAATGTGCTGGACTACAGAGGGTATAGATTCTTTCAGGCCAGCTATGACAATGATGAATTGGGAACCGTTTTATCTGTCAATAGCGATTTTTGGGGAACCAACATCACCTATATAGGATACACCTTGATGGGACTGGGGATGCTGCTTACATTGTTTGGTAAGCAATCGCGATTCCAAATAGTCAACAGAAAGTTAGCCTCCTTGAATGCAAAGAAAGTAGCGGGTGCGCTTGTTCTGTTAATGGCGTCTTTTGGGACGCTGTCTGCTCAGGAGAATCAAGAACCGGCATATCTGCAAGCCATTCGATCTGGTATGATTCCAGCCGAAAAAGCAGCAGATTTCGGAAAACTGCTGGTTCAAGATCTGGATGGAAGGATCAAACCAGTGAATACCCTTACTTCTGAATTTCTGAGAAAGGTACATGGACGTTCTTCTCTCAAACTAGCAGAGGATATCCAGCTCACTAGTGATCAGATGTTCCTGATGATGCAAATCAATCCGATGATCTGGCAGGCTGTACCTATGATCAAAATTGACCCCAAAAAGGGCTATGAAATACTGCAGACCGTTGGAAAGGAAGAGACAAAATACATTGCTTTCAGCGATTTGGTAGATAATCAAGGGAATTATCTGTTGTTGGATCTGGTAGAAGAAGCAACCCGGAAGAAGCCAGCAGAGCGATCCAATCTGGACAAGGAGTTGATCAACGTCGATGAAAGATTCAATGTGTACTTCCAGGGGTTGACGGGCTATTTTATGAAGATATTTCCACTAGAAGGAGATCCTGCCAATACCTGGTATCATGCGAATTATGAAGGGGAGGCTTTCAAAGGAGAGGATTCTATTTTTGTAAAACGCATCTTGCCGATGTACTATCAGGGAGTGCTCAAGGCCAGTAGAGATGGCGAATGGGATCTGGTCGATGAGACATTGGGCTATATTCACACTTTTCAGAATGTGAAAGGGTCAGAAGTGATTCCAAGCGAGAACATCCAAAAAGCAGAAATGCTTTACAATAAACTCAGGCTTTTCAATCACTTGTTTTCATTCTTTTGGTTGACAGGTTTGGCCCTGTTGATCGTAGCGATCTTGTTGGTTTTCTATCCAGGCAATAAAGGGATTCGCATAGCTAAGCTTGTGTTGACAGGACTTGTTTTGCTTGGTTCGCTTGCCTTGACTTTCAATTTGATCTTACGCTGGTATGCCGCACAGTACCCACCATGGAGTAATGGATACGAGATGATCATTTTGGTCTCATGGGCTCTGATGCTGTTTGGTTTTGCTTTTTATAAGAAATCCAGCTTCGTTGTTCCTTTGGCAGCTTTATTTTCAGGTACACTGTTGTTTGTGGCCTTTTTGGATTGGCTCAATCCCGAAATCACCAATCTGGTGCCTGTTTTAAAATCTTACTGGTTGAAAATCCATGTGGCCATTATTGTGAGTAGTTATGCTCCGCTGGGTCTATCGGCTTTGCTAGGGTTACTTACTTTGGTCTTCATGATTTTTGAGAAAAAGAACAATACGCGTGTTTTCAGCAGTATGAAGGAGCTGAGCTATATCTCAGAGATGTCCATGACCATTGGTTTGTTCATGCTTACGATAGGGACATTTTTGGGAGGTGTCTGGGCCAATGAATCCTGGGGACGCTACTGGGGTTGGGATCCCAAAGAGACCTGGGCCTTGATTTCGGTTATCGTATATGCGGTGGTGCTTCACCTTCGTCTTGTACCGAAGCTAAACGATCTCTATGTATTTAGTGTGGCGAGTGTGGTGGCTTTCTTTAGTATTATCATGACTTCTTTTGGAGTGAATTACTATCTGGCAGGCTTGCATTCTTATGCGAAAGGAGACCCTGTTCCGATTCCTCAGTTTGTTTATTGGATAGTAGCTGGCGTGATCATCATATCGTTACTGGCCAACTGGAAATATCGTAAAAACCACAGTCAGTAG
- a CDS encoding glycerate kinase produces the protein MNILLAPDSFKGSLSAIEVADAIAKGILEFDPSISCIKAPIADGGEGSLAALKMATGCQLISAPSTDPLGRKIQAQYGLLPDRSTAIIEMATTSGLPLLKPSEYNPSKTSTYGTGLLIRHALDQGIRHFIIAIGGSATNDGGAGMAQALGASLLDKAGDELAHGGATLGNLHRMDMSSFDIRVAQSKFEVACDVTNPLCGPEGASFVFGPQKGATPEEVKQLDFNLSHYAEIIEKSLHINIKNMPGAGAAGGLGAGLVAFCHAELKGGFELIAKAIRLEDKIEKADLILAGEGSMDAQTLSGKAPFGVAQLGKKYGKPVYGIAGILGKGHEALLQKGFTQLFEIKSPDMSVEASIQNASELISQTVKRILSLHFQ, from the coding sequence ATGAACATTCTCCTAGCACCTGATTCTTTCAAAGGCTCTCTATCAGCCATTGAAGTGGCAGATGCCATCGCTAAAGGGATTCTTGAATTTGATCCTTCTATTTCATGCATCAAAGCCCCTATTGCCGATGGTGGGGAAGGAAGCCTGGCAGCATTGAAGATGGCTACAGGATGTCAGTTAATTTCAGCTCCCAGCACTGACCCTTTAGGCAGGAAGATCCAGGCTCAATACGGCCTATTACCAGATCGGTCCACTGCCATTATCGAAATGGCCACAACCTCGGGACTCCCCCTCCTAAAACCGAGCGAATACAATCCCAGCAAAACCAGCACCTACGGTACGGGGCTTTTGATTCGACATGCCCTTGATCAGGGAATCAGGCATTTTATCATAGCCATTGGAGGCAGTGCTACCAATGATGGAGGAGCTGGCATGGCACAAGCCTTAGGTGCCAGCTTGCTAGATAAAGCCGGCGATGAGTTAGCGCACGGTGGAGCCACTTTAGGCAACCTGCATCGAATGGATATGAGCAGCTTTGATATCAGAGTTGCCCAATCAAAATTTGAAGTGGCATGTGATGTTACCAATCCTCTTTGCGGACCTGAAGGTGCTTCCTTCGTGTTTGGCCCTCAAAAAGGCGCCACACCAGAGGAGGTTAAACAGTTGGACTTCAATCTTTCTCACTACGCTGAGATCATAGAAAAATCCCTTCATATTAATATTAAAAACATGCCTGGCGCTGGTGCTGCAGGCGGTTTGGGGGCTGGATTGGTTGCCTTTTGCCATGCTGAGCTGAAAGGTGGATTTGAATTGATCGCCAAAGCCATTCGTTTGGAGGATAAGATAGAAAAAGCCGATTTGATTCTTGCCGGAGAAGGGTCCATGGATGCACAAACGCTCTCAGGCAAGGCTCCCTTTGGCGTAGCTCAATTGGGTAAAAAATACGGCAAACCCGTTTATGGAATTGCTGGCATTCTGGGTAAAGGTCATGAAGCCTTGCTGCAAAAAGGTTTTACCCAATTATTCGAAATCAAAAGTCCAGACATGTCCGTGGAAGCCTCCATCCAAAATGCCTCCGAATTGATTAGCCAAACTGTCAAAAGAATTCTTAGTTTGCATTTCCAATAA
- a CDS encoding D-2-hydroxyacid dehydrogenase produces the protein MKIVILDAYTSNPGDLSWDGLKELGTLKILDRVKHNPEVISEAIGDAEAILTNKTPISEAVLKQASKLKYIGVLATGYNVVDIKCAQKLGITVTNIPSYSTQSVAQFTMGLLLEMCHHIGDHSNSVHQGDWERSLDFSYWNSPLIELAGKKFGIIGMGAIGQATAQLALAFGMEVIFHNRSNKPEAEKENCRQVPLDQLLAESDFISLHSPLTPETEHLINQDSISKMKDGVKLINTSRGPLIHEQDLYEALESGKISGAAVDVVSVEPIKGDNPLLKAKNCIITPHIAWAPWEGRKRLIQIATDNLKAFQEGKAVNVVS, from the coding sequence ATGAAAATAGTCATATTAGATGCATATACCTCCAATCCCGGAGATTTGTCCTGGGATGGACTGAAGGAGTTAGGAACTTTAAAGATACTAGACCGAGTAAAACACAATCCAGAAGTCATATCAGAAGCAATCGGTGATGCAGAGGCTATCTTGACCAACAAAACTCCTATATCCGAAGCAGTTTTAAAGCAAGCGTCAAAACTTAAATACATTGGCGTATTAGCTACTGGCTACAATGTGGTGGATATCAAATGTGCGCAGAAACTAGGCATCACCGTGACCAATATCCCGAGCTATAGCACCCAATCGGTAGCGCAGTTTACCATGGGCTTGCTCTTGGAGATGTGTCACCATATCGGAGATCACAGTAATAGCGTGCATCAAGGAGACTGGGAAAGAAGTTTGGATTTTTCCTATTGGAACTCTCCATTGATCGAATTGGCTGGAAAGAAATTTGGCATCATCGGCATGGGAGCGATCGGTCAGGCAACCGCCCAATTGGCCCTGGCATTTGGGATGGAAGTGATCTTCCATAACAGATCCAACAAGCCTGAAGCTGAAAAGGAAAACTGTCGACAGGTTCCATTAGATCAATTGCTGGCAGAATCTGATTTCATCAGCCTTCATAGCCCATTGACACCCGAAACCGAACACCTCATCAACCAAGACTCTATTAGCAAAATGAAGGATGGTGTCAAACTCATCAACACCTCACGAGGACCTTTGATCCATGAGCAAGACTTATACGAGGCATTGGAATCTGGTAAAATATCTGGTGCAGCAGTAGATGTAGTGTCTGTAGAACCCATCAAAGGTGATAATCCTCTATTGAAGGCCAAAAACTGCATCATTACTCCTCATATCGCCTGGGCACCATGGGAGGGTCGAAAGCGTTTGATTCAAATCGCCACAGACAATCTAAAAGCTTTTCAAGAAGGAAAGGCTGTAAACGTGGTGAGTTAG
- a CDS encoding SET domain-containing protein, translated as MIHPKTKLQHINEVVGYGVFATERIPKGTIVYIKDSLEHIIVPEVYHQHDAEMKAVIDKYSYIDEHGNRIVSWDFAKYVNHCCNCNTMSTGYGFEIAIRDVEAGEEITDEYGIFNIDQEMELICSEPTCRKKIALDDFERYYEKWDDKIVTAIFDLWNVDQPLINLLDEKTQKEIEMLRNDPASYKSVYALKYHPQPQLHLNGQQKTIA; from the coding sequence ATGATTCATCCTAAAACAAAACTTCAACATATCAATGAAGTGGTTGGATACGGAGTATTCGCCACCGAAAGGATTCCGAAAGGAACCATCGTCTATATTAAAGACAGTTTGGAACATATAATTGTTCCTGAGGTTTACCATCAGCATGATGCTGAAATGAAAGCAGTCATTGACAAATACTCCTACATCGACGAACATGGCAACAGAATCGTCAGTTGGGATTTCGCCAAATATGTCAACCACTGCTGCAACTGCAATACCATGAGCACAGGTTATGGTTTTGAGATTGCGATACGTGATGTCGAGGCAGGCGAGGAAATAACCGATGAATATGGAATTTTCAATATCGATCAGGAGATGGAATTGATCTGCAGCGAACCTACATGCCGCAAGAAAATTGCCCTGGATGATTTTGAGCGCTACTACGAAAAGTGGGACGACAAAATCGTGACAGCCATCTTCGATCTATGGAATGTAGATCAGCCCTTGATTAACCTTCTGGATGAAAAGACTCAAAAGGAAATCGAAATGCTAAGAAATGATCCTGCCAGCTACAAATCAGTCTATGCACTAAAGTATCACCCACAACCACAGCTCCACCTTAATGGCCAACAAAAAACAATAGCATAG